The following are from one region of the Tachysurus fulvidraco isolate hzauxx_2018 chromosome 15, HZAU_PFXX_2.0, whole genome shotgun sequence genome:
- the LOC125138849 gene encoding uncharacterized protein LOC125138849, producing MIRGVLRRSEDLGSGSDQTMFSTLLLLLLTATSGIKCIELVQPAVILVKPGESFSVPCKITGYSATSQCTNWIRQSGQKLELIGWYCSSSDTGRSSSFNTNMFASAPLLLLALAPYVFCATELIQPDSLLIKPGETLTITCKVSGASITDSSSHFGTAWIRQPAGKALEWINNIYYSGSIDKKDSLKDKFVVSRDTSSNSVTLRGQNMQTEDTAVYYCARVTHSDTTSCSAAQKPHHNSLL from the exons ATGATTAGAGGTGTTCTCAGGAGAAGTGAGGATCTGGGTTCAGGTTCAGATcaaaccatgttctctacacttCTACTCTTGCTGTTAACAGCTACATCTG gtattaaatgtattgaactGGTTCAGCCTGCAGTCATACTGGTTAAGCCTGGAGAATCATTTTCAGTCCCCTGTAAGATCACTGGATACTCAGCCACTAGTCAATGTACTAACTGGATACGACAATCAGGACAAAAACTGGAATTGATCGGCTGGTACTGCAGCTCCAGTGATACTGGCA GAagc tcttccttcaacacaaacatgtttgcttcagctccactgctgctgctggctctcgccccct atGTGTTCTGTGCTACTGAGCTCATCCAGCCAGACTCACTGCTTATAAAGCCAGGAGAGACTTTAACCatcacctgtaaagtgtctggagctTCTATCACTGATAGCAGCAGCCACTTTggaacagcttggattcgacaacctgcaggaaaagctttaGAATGGATCAACAACATTTATTATAGTGGGAGTATTGATaagaaagattcacttaaaGACAAGTTTGTGGTCTCTCGAGACACTTCCAGTAACTCTGTGACCTTAcggggacagaacatgcagactgaagacacagctgtgtattactgcgctcgtgtaacacacagtgacacgacaagctgcagtgctgcacaaaaacctcatcacaattcacttctttaa